The genome window TTTTTGAagagaataaaaaataagttaAGATAGCTGatgtaatttttgtttggtaCTGCTCTGCATTCAGATACTTGCCACAGGTTTTGTTGTCATCCTCGTGAATCTTGGAAAGCGGCAACCTGGCGATGTCAGGTATTCATTCTATTGTGGATATAATTTTTGCCATTAACATGTAAATTGCGGTTACAGTGAAAGATGAATTTGCATATACTTTTTCCGTCATTACTATCACAACTTTTTCATCAATACTatcaaaagaagaagataaacaGCGATCTATTCGGAAGGGGTGTAAAAATAGAAGAGACTTAAAACAATTGACTGTAGTTTTAGTTTCTCTCCTTGCATGAGGGAATTACCTGAGTACTTTAAAACTTGTTGAACGCGAAGAAATGAGAAATTGTTGTTGTGCTTAGTGGTGTTTGCTGAACATTGTTCACATATTTGTTGAAGAATCCTGTGTCCTGTTGGAATTTATCATGCTCACCAAATGATTTCTCGACTATTTCTGGCTGCTTCTGGCACTCACTCCTTCCCGTCCTTCCCCTCTGTGCGTTCTTAGTGAACAATGTCTGAAGGCCTTCAGCATCTTatgaatattattttgtgcTTGGAATTTGCAGTGCGTATTCTATTTTCAATGAAGATTTTAGAGAGCTTCCGGGGACTCTTAATGCCGAACGTCTTGATGGGGACATACGAACAGGTCAGTTGTGAGCCTGGTACTGACGAGTTTACATCCATTCTATGACGATAATGGTATGCGTATCAGCAGAACTGCGTTGAAGTTTTTCATATTAATCCAACAAATGTGCACAGATTTTCTTTCCAAGCTTATGTATAGCATTGTCCAGAGATACGCTTTCATGCCGAAAGAACTTTTATTTCGATGGCATTACTTTGTAATTGACTAGACATGTCTGTCGGAATTTTGCTTTCTAAAGTTTGGAGCGATCGATCCGAAGAATGTCATTAGGGTTACAGAGTCGGCTTATGATTTTGCACGTCTGTGTTGGTAACGACATTGATTGTGGCAGTGGCACAAAGCCTTCTGTAGTATCCATCGACTTGTGAAAAACTTGGATAATGAGGAATTGAGGATATTTCCATGTGTAAGAtttaacccttttttaattttttggatgACTTAGTAGCACGTATTATGGATGAAAGTAAATCAAACATAATAGTATTCCAAATTTCAATAAGAGAGAACCACTCTTAACTTATATGCTTCACACTTTTTTTATGATGATATATttatagtaaaaaaataaattggtaTCGAACTCCctttttatgagatttaaacTCAAAATCTCTCTTACAAGTAAAACTGAATATTAATAGATCGTAGTAATGCTAGAAATTTGTCAAACCCAATATTCATCATTTGGACTagattagtataaaaatatgaaaatttgaaaaatgatttttatcacaaatggtttctgaaattgatcatcaccatcatcaagatggtccttaaaattgaaaatcaatcaatgtagttcttgaaaataggtgtcacaAATCAATGTGGCCATTTTATcacaattcaattaaaattttcgtTAAGTGctaatgtggcacataaatgggtcccataagtcttttttttcttctcacaaatggtccttaaaATTGACTTGCAACATCAGAATGAtccttaaaattgaaaatcaatcaatgtagtcccgcAAGTGTCCCAAATCAACATAGTCCTTCCATCACAATTCTGTCAAAATTTTCGTTATGTGCAGATGCAACACATAAATAGATCACACAAAATTTTCGTTTGGAAGAAggatcatattgatttgcgacacctattttcaaggactacagtcattgattttcaattttaggaacCATCTTTatggtgtgggtcaatttcaaggatcatcttgatggtgtgagtcaatttcaaggaccatttgtgataaaaacccataaatcttgtgggacccatttatgtgccacatcagcacttaatgaaatttttaacagaattgtgacggaagaaccacattgatttgcgataCCTATTTTCAAAGACTTAGACTACATTGATTGACTTTCAATTTTATGAACCATTTTGATGGTAAGAGTccatttcaaggaccatttgtgttaaaaaccctttgaaaaataaTCTTTAGAATTGAACCGAGGGTTTGGTATGGTTAGTACTTGAGATCTTTTATgttgtgttatccacacacttttttttttgtcaaaatccaCCCACCCCTTTTAATTTATAACTTTTgatttatctttaatttattcCATCTAACAgccaaaatttgaagaaaaaaaacatttagaaaggaaaaaaaaatatgtggatAACACCAGCCTACTATTAATACTAAAGCTTTTCCCAACTTTAGAAAATTAATTCTACTTAATTGCTTGTAAATGAGGGAAATGAAAGTTACAGAGTTTAACGTGGGGACTTGATctgggaagaggatcctctccgatcCATTTTGTGAAGATCTTAGGGATCTCCACATTCTAACCATTGatcatatatcgtgcggtcaatttTTGTCAGATActatgtgtttaattttaaataaataaaaatccaatGATTTCTAACCGCTCGATACACTTTGAATGGGTAGAGATCCCCACAAAgtggatccggatgggatcaATCTGCCTCCCCCAGGAAGAAGTCCAACTTCCCGTggcgcgggggggggggggggttgatgCGCACAACGCCGTTGCTATCAAGACCTGAGATACGGGCGGTCGCCCACCATCCAAAATCTTAACCTGAAGGGGTATAACACAAACGGGCAGCAATTTCACTCGGGCCAAGTTTCGCAGTTTGTCAAAACTACAAAATTACGAAACCAAATCTTCACCAAAAAAAGGTTACGAAACGAATTCAGATCCAAAATTgcctaaagaaaaaaaacacaatttagAATAAAAGAATGGAAACTACTAAGACTTTTCTGGTTACATGATCTTGCAGGCCGCAATCCCCAGCCGAAACAGCAACCAAAGAACCGAGTTCTTTTGCAGCAGCAAGTACAACTCACCGTGCAAAATACAAAGCAAACCTAAGAAGAGAAGGCATATTGATTACTAGGCCAAAACTTGTATCTGGTTGTTACGAGAATGTTACTCTCACGCATCCGCATCAAAAACATGTGTGCGTAAAGCATGTAAAAGATGAAAAAAAGATGAatgctgttgatgcacaaaagaAAGACGAGCTGAATTGAAAGTAATGCAATGTGTCTTACGTACCTCAAATAATCTAGCGCCTTTGGGTCTTTCCAATTGAGCGTTTTCCAGATAACAAGTGCTTTGGTTTTAAAGTGGGAATGACCCTATCTGCCTCTCCACGACGAGCATCCTTGTTTCTATTCTTATTAGATTTCCTGGCCTTCTGTAGTGCCTTCGCTTTCTGATTAGAGTCCTTGAAGCCCTCTCCAGGGACAACTTCAATCGGAGGCCTTGATCTAGACCTTGGACGAGATCTAGATAACATACGCTGCTTCTTGTTGGGTGTATCCACATCTATATCATCGCCACCATCAGCATCACCCCTGTCAACTGATCTCTCCCTCTTCCGTCCCCTAGAGACAGATCTGCTTCGAGCCCGTTCAATTGCCCTAGTAGGATCAATACCCAATTTTGAAAGCTGCCTCCTCATTCTCTTTGTTGTGAACTCCCTATCCTTGTCAAATTTCCTTGGTACAATGGGTCGACTCTCTGCTGTGCTTTTCTTCATTCTATGTTGTGAATAGCGCaagcttttctttttccttatcGCAGCCAATGTCTTTTGCTCTTCTGGAGTCAATTGGAATCCATCCATCTCAAAATCATCACCCTCCTCTTCATGATGGAGTCCTTCTCGTTCCAACTCCTCAAGCCTATGCAAAATATCAGGATCAACAAAGTCACACACATTGTGCCCATCATAAATTTCCGGCACGACATCCTCTTTCCATTCATCATTAGCTAAGATATAATGCTTCTTCAAACTGGCAGAGTATACACCTGCACCGCCATTCTCATTCTCCAAATCCCTTTCTGTATGCCTCTCTTCCTTCTCCGTTGCTTGCTTAGTCTTAGCTTCTATAACTGCTTGAGGTATGCATGGGGGCCTTTCCTTGTTGTCACGAGGCTTTGGCATGGCAATGTGAAAACGATTTAAGCAGTCATTTATCTTTTTGGATTTCATCTTCAGTTCAACTCTCTGATTCAACAACCTCTCACAAGCTGCATTCTTTACAGCAATTACCCCCTCCTCGGTCAAAGTGCTCATGGGCAAGAGTACCCCCGCATCATTTGTAGCCTCACCTCCCTGACCGATCACTGTCTTCATAGCTTCAGATTTCATCTCCGTGACCAACCTCTTGTCTTCCTCGGATATACCATCCAATGACTGCAAATCAGTCTTGTTGCAGACTATAATCAATGGTTTGTTCATAAACAGAGACTTGATGCTGTGAAAAAGAGCTGCTTGTTGGGCAATGCTGTACCCACAAGATCCTGAGATGTCCAAGAAGAACAACACCGCAGCTCTCAAGTGGGCCAAAGCTGTGATGCTGCACATCTCAATAATGTTACGGTCTTCAAACGGTCGGTCCAAGATCCCTGGTGTATCAATTACCTGGTACCTCAGGTATTTATAATCTGTGTGTCCCACAAAGAGTGACTTGGTCGTAAAAGCATAGGGTTGGACATCCACATCAGCCCTTGTGATCTTGTTAATGAATGAACTCTTTCCGACATTTGGATAACCACAAATCAATACTGTCCTGGTATTAGGGTCAATTGAAGGTAGCCTTGCCATGTGTTGCCTAATTTGTTCCAGGTAAGCTAAACTAGGACCAATCCTCTTTATAACCGTGCACATGCGGCCAAGAGCAGCGACCTTGAGACATTTGCATCGGTAAAGTGAAACACCATACTTCAACAATTTCACAAAATCTTTAGAAATATTTCCAATATTTTTACTTGCAGTATTGATTTGGCCAAGCGCAAGCTTGTAGTGGTCTTTGTTGTAGAGAACATGAAGAAGATCACCATAGAAAGGGTGGATATCATCCAGCCTAGGAAACTCATCGATGATTGTGGAGAGCTTTTCATGAAAATTCTGTTGGGTATATTTGACTTTGCGCATATAGAACTGACGAAGGCGGGAAATGGCATAACCCTTGTGGACTACAGTTGGGGTCTGCCTCTGAGTGCGAGACAGGATAATGTCAACGAAGTCCTTCCCATTGGGTACAACAGTCATCTTCTTGAAGTTATACTGCACCATGTTTACTTATTGGTCTgctgaaaatgaaaaaaaaaaaaaaagtgttattACCCAAGTTTACCATACACCGAAAATAAGAGTATCCTAACCAACGCAATCATAATTCAAAACCTGGTATTCACAGCACatcatttaaaggaaaactaatgaaaagggcttgaaaactttgagttttaatgataaggacaaaataaagggtaaagtgaatagtaccaggattgactttttagtgtaaaaatatggtttttcgttaaagtgaacagtaccgggtgcttttcgttaaagttccccaTTTAAAAGGTTTATAAGAACCCCATTAGCGAGAGATGTATCCATACGCCTCATTGGACAGCATACAAAAACACCATTAACATGAATTTTATAGACAAAAACAACTACATACATAATGAACCTATTTTACTGAAAACAATTAACGactaatttcatcataaaaatCAAAAGTTCACAACTTCCATTATGAGAGCGAAACTCAGGACTAAACCCCGTGCAACGAAGCTGAAAATTCAACATTCTCAATATGAAACAAGTAGGACACCATTGAAGGGCAGTTGTTACTTGTTACTAATCCAAGAAGAACAAAACAATTCACATAATTTCAGATAACAACCGTGCCCGACGCTGTAATTGGCGTTTCCGCCCAAACCCTCCCATAACCGATTCATGGTTTCCGCCTCACCCG of Malus sylvestris chromosome 6, drMalSylv7.2, whole genome shotgun sequence contains these proteins:
- the LOC126627428 gene encoding nucleolar GTP-binding protein 1-like; this encodes MVQYNFKKMTVVPNGKDFVDIILSRTQRQTPTVVHKGYAISRLRQFYMRKVKYTQQNFHEKLSTIIDEFPRLDDIHPFYGDLLHVLYNKDHYKLALGQINTASKNIGNISKDFVKLLKYGVSLYRCKCLKVAALGRMCTVIKRIGPSLAYLEQIRQHMARLPSIDPNTRTVLICGYPNVGKSSFINKITRADVDVQPYAFTTKSLFVGHTDYKYLRYQVIDTPGILDRPFEDRNIIEMCSITALAHLRAAVLFFLDISGSCGYSIAQQAALFHSIKSLFMNKPLIIVCNKTDLQSLDGISEEDKRLVTEMKSEAMKTVIGQGGEATNDAGVLLPMSTLTEEGVIAVKNAACERLLNQRVELKMKSKKINDCLNRFHIAMPKPRDNKERPPCIPQAVIEAKTKQATEKEERHTERDLENENGGAGVYSASLKKHYILANDEWKEDVVPEIYDGHNVCDFVDPDILHRLEELEREGLHHEEEGDDFEMDGFQLTPEEQKTLAAIRKKKSLRYSQHRMKKSTAESRPIVPRKFDKDREFTTKRMRRQLSKLGIDPTRAIERARSRSVSRGRKRERSVDRGDADGGDDIDVDTPNKKQRMLSRSRPRSRSRPPIEVVPGEGFKDSNQKAKALQKARKSNKNRNKDARRGEADRVIPTLKPKHLLSGKRSIGKTQRR